In Raphanus sativus cultivar WK10039 chromosome 5, ASM80110v3, whole genome shotgun sequence, the following proteins share a genomic window:
- the LOC108858367 gene encoding uncharacterized protein LOC108858367, with protein sequence MAFNMWVSQLNRLPTRSRISRWAPQTSSLCCLCNTLEETRDHLLITCDFSSEVWSLVLSRLNRSRNLLSWSELMSWIRASSPQSPSTLRKVTAQATIYHLWKQRNNVLHNSVSIPPHALFRIIDKEIRNIISARKDRKAFRGLMVIWLT encoded by the coding sequence ATGGCTTTTAACATGTGGGTTTCTCAACTCAACAGACTACCAACCAGATCAAGGATCTCCCGGTGGGCGCCACAGACCTCCTCGCTCTGCTGCCTCTGCAACACGCTTGAAGAAACTCGAGACCACCTGCTCATCACATGTGACTTCAGCTCTGAAGTGTGGTCACTGGTCCTCTCAAGGCTAAACCGCTCCAGGAATCTTCTCTCCTGGTCTGAGTTGATGTCTTGGATCCGAGCTTCTTCACCGCAATCTCCTTCAACTCTAAGAAAGGTAACAGCTCAAGCAACGATCTATCATCTCTGGAAGCAGCGCAACAATGTCCTCCACAACAGTGTATCCATCCCGCCGCACGCTCTGTTTCGCATCATTGACAAGGAAATTCGCAACATCATCTCAGCCAGGAAGGACAGAAAAGCTTTCCGTGGTCTGATGGTTATTTGGCTCACTTGA